From one Bacteroidia bacterium genomic stretch:
- a CDS encoding FtsX-like permease family protein — protein sequence MYKFLWLWKMAWRDSQKNRGRLLLFISSIVLGIAALVAINSFSQNLQSDIDLQAKELLGADFEVHTNRALSDSIFRQIDSIPGERAREYSFPSMVLFPKGGSSRLVQVRALEGNFPFYGALETAPPSAGMSFRNKRGALVDETLMLQFDAKIGDTVQVGESYFIIEGALLQVPGQTGFSLAVAPSVYIPMQYLQKTGLVQVGSRIRYEYYYKLPEQVDAEKLKEQMQEALKDTDLDFVTVEDRKRSISRTFENLSRFLNLVAFIALLLGCVGVASAVHVYIKEKIETVAIIRCLGASGTMAFLIFLLQIIIMGFMGSVAGAVLGSLMQTVLPQVLQDFVPIEISLSISWSAIFSGVATGVGISVLFALLPLLRIRRISPLHTLRSSVESPKSDRDPWRWLGYLLVALFVAGFAWSQAQNWMEALVFSGSLALVFLLLAGTGMLIMWITRRFFPVGWSYVARQGLANLYRPNNQTLMLTVTIGMGTMLLSTLFFTQNLLLDQVKMSTSGAQPNMVLFDIQPHQAESVKKLVEAYDLPVLQQVPIVTMRLVELKGKDKQEYASDTTSDISSGVFDREYRVTYRDHLTDSEELVAGEWPAEKDAQNRIPISLEEGFAERMHSGIGDELLFNVQGTLMHTYISGLREIEWNRIQTNFVVIFPEGVLEDAPRFEVIMTRTPTDSVAAVFQSAMVNEFPTISVIDITLIKETLDDILGKISFVIRFMAMFSIFTGILVLISSIIISKFQRIRESVLLRTLGASRRQILLINAMEYFLLSSIACITGILLSLLATWALAVFSFEMAFIPDLLPALFIYFIITAITVALGLLNSRNVLNKPPLEVLRTEV from the coding sequence ATGTATAAATTTTTGTGGCTTTGGAAAATGGCCTGGCGCGACAGCCAGAAGAATCGCGGCCGCTTGTTGCTGTTTATTTCTTCTATTGTGTTGGGGATAGCTGCTTTAGTGGCTATCAACTCCTTCAGCCAAAACCTTCAATCCGATATTGACTTACAAGCAAAAGAACTCCTGGGTGCAGATTTCGAGGTGCATACCAACCGGGCCCTTTCTGACTCTATCTTCAGGCAAATTGATTCCATCCCCGGAGAGCGCGCAAGAGAATACAGTTTTCCTTCAATGGTGCTTTTCCCAAAAGGGGGCAGTTCACGGCTGGTACAGGTAAGGGCGCTGGAAGGGAATTTTCCCTTTTATGGTGCGCTGGAAACTGCACCACCTTCAGCCGGGATGTCCTTCAGGAATAAAAGGGGGGCACTCGTGGATGAGACCCTGATGCTGCAATTCGATGCCAAAATTGGCGATACGGTGCAGGTTGGGGAATCATACTTTATTATAGAGGGCGCTTTGCTTCAGGTGCCGGGGCAGACCGGGTTCAGTTTGGCTGTGGCGCCTTCAGTCTACATTCCTATGCAGTACCTGCAAAAAACCGGATTGGTGCAGGTGGGCAGCCGCATCCGCTATGAATATTACTATAAGCTGCCGGAACAGGTAGATGCAGAAAAACTGAAGGAACAGATGCAGGAAGCATTGAAAGATACCGATCTGGATTTTGTAACGGTAGAAGACCGCAAGCGATCCATCAGCCGCACATTTGAAAACCTGAGCCGGTTCCTCAACCTGGTGGCCTTTATTGCACTGCTGCTGGGCTGCGTGGGCGTGGCAAGTGCGGTCCATGTATACATAAAAGAGAAGATTGAAACCGTAGCTATAATTCGCTGCCTGGGCGCAAGCGGTACGATGGCTTTTCTCATTTTCCTGCTTCAAATCATCATCATGGGATTTATGGGGTCGGTGGCAGGTGCTGTGCTTGGCAGCCTTATGCAGACTGTGCTGCCCCAGGTGCTTCAGGATTTTGTGCCGATAGAGATCAGCCTCAGCATCTCGTGGAGCGCTATTTTTAGCGGAGTGGCCACGGGCGTTGGGATTTCGGTACTTTTTGCGCTACTGCCTTTGCTGCGCATCCGCAGGATTTCTCCGCTGCACACTTTGCGCTCCTCGGTTGAATCTCCTAAAAGCGACCGCGATCCCTGGCGATGGCTGGGTTACCTGCTGGTGGCACTTTTTGTTGCCGGGTTTGCCTGGAGCCAGGCTCAGAACTGGATGGAGGCCCTTGTCTTTTCCGGCTCTCTTGCCCTTGTTTTTTTATTGCTTGCCGGAACAGGAATGCTCATCATGTGGATCACACGCAGATTTTTTCCAGTGGGATGGAGCTATGTCGCAAGGCAGGGACTCGCAAACCTGTATCGCCCCAATAACCAGACGTTAATGCTGACCGTGACTATCGGAATGGGTACGATGCTCCTTTCTACGCTGTTCTTTACGCAAAACCTGTTGCTTGACCAGGTGAAAATGTCCACCAGTGGCGCACAGCCCAACATGGTGCTTTTCGATATTCAGCCCCACCAGGCCGAATCCGTGAAAAAGCTGGTGGAGGCGTATGACTTGCCGGTGCTGCAACAGGTTCCCATTGTCACTATGCGCCTCGTAGAACTTAAAGGAAAAGACAAGCAGGAATATGCCAGCGACACCACCTCCGATATTTCAAGCGGAGTATTTGACCGGGAGTATCGCGTTACCTATCGCGACCATCTCACCGATTCGGAAGAACTGGTGGCAGGGGAATGGCCGGCAGAAAAAGATGCACAGAACAGGATACCGATTTCCTTAGAAGAAGGATTTGCAGAACGGATGCATTCAGGTATCGGAGATGAGTTGCTTTTCAATGTGCAGGGAACATTGATGCACACCTACATCAGCGGTTTGCGCGAAATTGAGTGGAATCGTATTCAGACCAACTTCGTGGTTATTTTCCCGGAAGGAGTGCTGGAAGATGCTCCCCGGTTTGAGGTCATTATGACCCGCACTCCCACTGACAGCGTTGCGGCCGTTTTTCAAAGCGCTATGGTAAATGAATTTCCTACGATCTCAGTCATTGATATTACCCTTATAAAGGAAACGCTGGATGATATTCTGGGTAAGATCTCATTTGTGATCCGGTTCATGGCAATGTTCAGCATTTTTACCGGAATCCTGGTGCTCATCAGCTCTATCATTATCAGCAAGTTCCAGCGCATCCGCGAGAGCGTATTGCTGCGAACCCTGGGGGCCAGTCGCAGGCAAATCCTGCTCATTAATGCCATGGAATATTTTCTCCTGAGCAGTATTGCCTGTATTACAGGAATATTACTGTCATTGCTTGCGACATGGGCGCTTGCGGTTTTTAGCTTTGAAATGGCGTTTATTCCAGACCTGCTTCCCGCACTTTTCATCTATTTCATTATTACCGCCATCACCGTAGCACTGGGCCTCCTGAACAGCCGGAACGTTCTCAATAAGCCTCCGCTGGAAGTCCTTCGAACTGAAGTATGA
- a CDS encoding T9SS type A sorting domain-containing protein, with protein sequence MDNRNFFIIAFSFLLCVFGTEPLQAQDKGLFEKSITFMSSPRTLSYFVPQDYDSTKKYQLMVGLHGLGDNSTNYRNALITSLNWRNHFPQTIFVFPDGGNDQGKDFYEPENDEEIIGEAISYTMQRYHIDTDRVILQGFSLGGRSALKYGLDNPGEFFGLLLNTPAIQGILDAENDPQAGIEYNYANASQIPVHITNGAEDFFYLWSIERIFEEMVKNNGKVYHAAVPGLGHSVAAFSHLEGAIPFFEDPATAPYDAEIIKIDAPQRTCGSPVNTQVLIRNTGSQDITEVELEYEVNGSSQSHTWSGNLGSYENAWIPLPGLNPSAGSHTLEVEITSLNSGQPDTISTRNTHSEDFIIAGTGMALPLSEGFESIAMPPAGWVQNQTGSIFLWYVDDGVSRDGQNSIAAFNTILLFNTYGIREEIMSPVLDLSTTGSPELSFDMAYNYHKYTPPYFPEDTTFADTLEIAISTDCGTTYTVLYKKGGEELKTFDEAILNPLSLPSVFLDPEEDEWRTEKIDLSAYSSETDAIIRFSYISAIGGAINIDNVLIDQPSSVEEREDNFSFEIYPNPANDHFRVRATGAGAHTVNLYDVSGRRILSDSFEANGQSETWIGTQHFKNGIYFVETISAKGDFARKKLIINR encoded by the coding sequence ATGGATAATCGCAACTTCTTTATTATCGCATTTAGTTTTCTGCTGTGCGTATTCGGCACAGAGCCACTCCAGGCACAGGACAAAGGACTTTTTGAAAAGTCGATAACCTTTATGTCTTCACCACGGACCCTTTCATATTTTGTTCCCCAGGATTATGATTCTACTAAGAAATACCAACTTATGGTAGGGCTTCATGGCCTGGGAGATAATAGCACGAATTATAGAAATGCACTCATAACCTCGCTGAACTGGCGAAACCATTTTCCGCAAACCATTTTCGTATTTCCTGACGGAGGAAATGATCAGGGAAAAGATTTCTATGAACCGGAAAATGATGAAGAAATAATCGGTGAAGCAATAAGCTATACCATGCAGCGCTACCATATTGACACAGACAGGGTCATCCTTCAGGGATTTTCGCTGGGTGGCAGAAGCGCCCTGAAATATGGACTGGATAATCCCGGAGAATTTTTTGGTCTGCTGCTCAATACGCCCGCCATACAAGGTATTCTGGATGCCGAAAACGATCCACAGGCAGGAATTGAATATAACTACGCAAATGCCTCCCAGATTCCCGTACATATTACGAATGGTGCTGAAGACTTTTTTTACCTCTGGTCAATTGAGCGAATATTCGAAGAGATGGTAAAAAATAACGGAAAAGTATATCATGCAGCGGTTCCCGGGCTTGGGCACTCTGTTGCAGCTTTCAGCCATCTGGAAGGCGCCATTCCGTTTTTTGAAGATCCTGCAACCGCGCCCTATGATGCGGAGATCATTAAAATTGATGCCCCACAAAGAACCTGCGGCTCTCCTGTGAACACGCAAGTCCTGATCAGAAATACCGGAAGCCAGGATATAACAGAAGTAGAATTGGAATACGAAGTAAATGGCTCCAGCCAGAGCCACACATGGAGCGGAAACCTGGGTTCGTACGAGAATGCCTGGATACCGTTGCCGGGCCTGAACCCTTCAGCAGGTTCGCATACGCTTGAGGTGGAAATAACTAGCCTTAACTCCGGCCAACCGGATACTATTTCCACCAGAAATACACACTCGGAAGATTTTATAATAGCCGGAACAGGCATGGCTTTGCCACTCTCTGAGGGATTTGAAAGCATTGCAATGCCGCCTGCAGGTTGGGTTCAAAACCAGACCGGCAGCATCTTTTTATGGTATGTAGATGATGGCGTGAGCAGAGATGGCCAGAATTCGATAGCGGCATTTAATACCATCTTGCTTTTCAATACGTATGGAATCAGAGAAGAGATTATGTCGCCCGTTTTAGACCTGAGCACTACCGGCAGTCCTGAGCTGAGTTTCGACATGGCATATAACTACCATAAATATACACCGCCATACTTTCCTGAAGATACCACGTTTGCTGACACGCTTGAAATTGCCATCTCCACGGATTGTGGTACAACTTATACCGTTCTCTATAAAAAAGGGGGCGAAGAATTGAAAACCTTTGATGAAGCGATCCTCAATCCACTTTCGCTGCCCTCAGTTTTTCTGGATCCCGAAGAGGATGAATGGAGAACTGAAAAGATAGATCTAAGTGCATATAGCAGCGAGACGGATGCGATTATCCGGTTTTCTTATATCTCAGCAATTGGTGGCGCCATAAATATTGACAACGTTCTGATTGATCAGCCTTCCTCAGTGGAAGAACGCGAGGATAACTTTTCCTTTGAAATTTATCCTAATCCGGCAAACGACCATTTCCGGGTGAGAGCCACTGGTGCGGGTGCGCATACCGTGAATCTTTATGATGTCTCCGGCAGAAGGATCCTTTCGGACAGCTTTGAAGCAAATGGCCAGAGCGAAACCTGGATCGGTACGCAGCACTTTAAGAATGGGATTTACTTCGTGGAAACCATCAGCGCCAAAGGTGACTTTGCCCGGAAGAAGCTGATCATAAACAGGTAG
- a CDS encoding glycosyltransferase family 2 protein, whose product MVYILIVNHNNWHDTASCVQSLLNSHFNKFRIVIINNGENRPVADALPSARIFTNTEFNDSPVHEWETLNIVNTSNRGYGAAVNLVLPKISSEKGYAWLLNPDIMVEPETLAALMACAERSTGKVIFGCKVYSATTPAALLYLGGYRLNAWSGTIRFIRNEAQENELFAISGGCLFAATAAFAEVGLFPEDYFIYWEDTEWCYQARLQQYRLQVCHKAICYDKGSTTIGKGYLADYFYSYNGLRFLHRFYPWALPLAMAANCGRIIKRLAGGKLKNARAILLSTFHFITGRKPNADRLLAHRK is encoded by the coding sequence GTGGTCTATATCCTGATCGTAAATCATAATAATTGGCACGACACTGCATCGTGCGTTCAGTCTTTGTTAAATTCTCATTTTAATAAATTCAGGATTGTAATAATAAATAATGGCGAAAACCGGCCCGTTGCGGACGCTTTGCCCAGCGCCCGCATTTTTACAAATACTGAATTTAACGATTCTCCGGTCCACGAATGGGAAACGCTGAATATCGTCAACACCTCGAATCGCGGATATGGTGCAGCCGTTAATCTCGTGCTGCCAAAGATCTCCAGTGAAAAGGGTTACGCCTGGTTGCTCAATCCTGACATAATGGTGGAGCCGGAAACGCTGGCAGCACTGATGGCCTGCGCAGAAAGATCCACCGGAAAGGTGATTTTTGGTTGCAAGGTATATTCCGCAACAACCCCAGCCGCACTGCTTTATCTGGGCGGTTATCGCTTAAATGCCTGGTCCGGCACCATTCGCTTTATCCGTAACGAGGCGCAGGAAAATGAGCTTTTCGCTATTTCTGGCGGATGTCTTTTTGCCGCCACCGCTGCCTTCGCTGAAGTGGGTTTATTCCCCGAAGATTATTTTATTTATTGGGAAGATACCGAGTGGTGCTACCAGGCGCGGCTGCAGCAATACCGCTTGCAGGTTTGCCATAAGGCTATTTGCTACGACAAAGGCAGCACCACCATTGGCAAAGGATATTTAGCCGATTATTTTTATTCATACAATGGACTTCGTTTTCTGCACAGATTTTATCCGTGGGCGCTTCCGCTGGCAATGGCGGCTAATTGCGGCCGCATCATTAAGCGCCTGGCAGGAGGAAAGCTGAAAAATGCGCGGGCTATCTTACTTTCGACATTCCATTTCATCACTGGCCGAAAACCCAATGCAGACCGCTTACTCGCTCACCGTAAATAA
- a CDS encoding glycosyltransferase, with amino-acid sequence MNVLMLIRATAFDVQGGDTIQARATARYLRHAGVEVDLKLTSESIDYSEYQLIHFFNIIRPADILPHIEKSKLPFVISPIFVDYSEFDKKARKGIAGSLARLVSNDFLEYLKAIARMAVNKEMIRSRDYLLWGHKKSIRYLIKNSSFLLPNSESEIMRLFNHYNIRNKYNVIPNGIDTEIFKEQNTPEKKRNGVICVGQIHGLKNQLNLIRAMNKTDLPLTIIGKPTLNGKSYYEQCRRQAGGNIRFVNFLAQEELVKCYRQAKVHVLPSWFETTGLSSLEAAAMGCNIVITRKGDAFEYFGDLATYCEPESVESIRQAVLDAHSRQASPGLRDMIFARYTWKKAAEATLEAYKTTLS; translated from the coding sequence ATGAATGTACTGATGCTTATTCGTGCCACAGCTTTTGACGTGCAGGGAGGCGACACCATCCAGGCGCGGGCTACAGCGCGCTATCTGCGGCATGCAGGAGTTGAGGTTGATCTGAAATTGACCAGCGAAAGCATTGATTATTCCGAATATCAACTGATCCACTTTTTCAATATCATACGGCCGGCAGACATTCTTCCTCATATTGAAAAATCAAAACTTCCGTTTGTCATCTCGCCCATTTTTGTGGATTATTCTGAATTTGATAAAAAAGCACGAAAAGGAATTGCCGGATCATTAGCTCGCCTTGTAAGCAATGATTTTCTCGAATATCTTAAAGCCATAGCCCGAATGGCTGTTAACAAGGAAATGATCCGCAGCCGCGATTACCTGCTTTGGGGTCATAAAAAATCAATTCGTTATTTAATAAAAAATTCATCATTTCTTTTACCAAATTCAGAAAGTGAAATTATGCGTTTATTTAATCATTATAATATTAGAAATAAATATAATGTAATTCCAAATGGAATTGATACTGAAATATTTAAAGAACAAAACACACCTGAAAAGAAGCGGAATGGCGTAATATGCGTAGGGCAAATTCACGGACTTAAAAATCAACTGAACCTGATCCGCGCAATGAATAAAACGGATTTACCGCTGACGATTATTGGTAAACCTACCTTGAACGGTAAATCCTATTACGAACAATGCAGAAGGCAGGCAGGCGGCAATATCAGATTTGTTAATTTTCTGGCGCAGGAGGAGTTGGTGAAATGTTACCGCCAGGCTAAAGTACACGTACTGCCAAGCTGGTTTGAGACCACCGGGCTTTCTTCGCTCGAAGCAGCGGCAATGGGTTGCAATATAGTGATCACCCGCAAAGGTGATGCATTTGAATATTTTGGAGATTTGGCAACCTACTGCGAACCTGAAAGTGTGGAAAGTATCCGGCAAGCCGTGCTGGATGCGCATTCCCGGCAAGCGAGCCCCGGATTGCGCGATATGATTTTTGCACGGTATACCTGGAAAAAAGCAGCCGAAGCTACGCTGGAGGCTTATAAAACTACTTTGTCATGA
- a CDS encoding DUF1972 domain-containing protein produces MKIGILGSRGIPNRYGGFEQFAEYLSAGLAERGHQVWVYSPHQHPYHEAKLGRVNIIHCYDPEIWLGTAGQFIYDLNCIRDSRHRDFDALLFLGYTSSSAWRRFYPEKPLIITNMDGLEWKRAKYGQAVKRFLKLAEKWAVNSSDVVVADSSAIAKYLQEKYSRQVVTIPYSATVFEDPDPQMLELLNLRPYHYDMLIARLEPENHIEMILQGYLKANISHPFLVIGGTDRKYGKFLRKRFSESRIRFVGGIYDQQLLNNLRYYSRLYFHGHSVGGTNPSLLEAMASSASIVAHDNPFNRAVLGNDAQYFQTPNEVAQLILKKDDRIFKKYIKNNLVKIQNEYSLEKIINGYNLIMSDEL; encoded by the coding sequence ATGAAGATTGGAATTCTTGGCAGCCGCGGCATTCCAAACCGCTATGGCGGCTTCGAGCAGTTTGCCGAATATCTCTCTGCCGGGCTTGCGGAGCGCGGACACCAGGTTTGGGTTTATTCTCCGCATCAGCATCCTTACCACGAAGCTAAGCTGGGCCGTGTAAACATTATTCATTGTTACGATCCTGAAATTTGGCTGGGAACGGCCGGGCAGTTTATTTACGATCTGAATTGTATTCGCGATAGCCGCCACCGGGATTTTGATGCGCTGCTCTTTCTGGGCTACACAAGCAGCTCCGCCTGGAGGAGATTTTACCCTGAAAAGCCGCTGATCATCACAAACATGGACGGCTTGGAATGGAAGCGGGCCAAATACGGACAAGCGGTAAAACGCTTCCTGAAACTTGCGGAGAAATGGGCAGTAAATAGCAGTGATGTAGTGGTTGCCGATTCCAGTGCCATTGCAAAATATCTTCAGGAAAAATATAGCCGGCAGGTGGTAACCATCCCTTATTCCGCCACCGTATTTGAAGATCCTGATCCGCAAATGCTGGAACTGCTGAATTTGCGTCCATATCATTATGATATGCTCATTGCCCGCCTGGAGCCGGAAAACCATATTGAGATGATTTTACAAGGATATTTAAAAGCGAATATTTCACACCCATTTTTAGTGATAGGCGGCACAGACCGGAAATATGGTAAGTTTCTCCGGAAGCGGTTTTCTGAAAGCCGGATCAGGTTTGTAGGCGGCATTTACGATCAGCAGTTGCTGAATAATCTTCGCTACTACAGCCGGCTCTATTTCCACGGCCATAGCGTGGGCGGCACCAACCCTTCGCTCCTTGAGGCAATGGCTTCATCAGCCTCCATCGTAGCTCACGATAATCCCTTTAACCGCGCAGTTTTAGGAAATGACGCGCAATATTTCCAAACCCCAAATGAAGTTGCCCAACTAATCCTAAAAAAGGATGACCGTATATTTAAAAAATATATTAAAAATAACCTGGTAAAAATTCAAAATGAATATTCCTTAGAAAAAATTATTAATGGGTACAATTTAATTATGAGTGATGAATTGTGA
- a CDS encoding DUF2461 domain-containing protein, with protein sequence MSYFSKDFIAFFLELEKNNHKAWFDENRKRYETSVKKPFQSFVQEMIKRIQAVDPEIQLEPKNAIFRINRDIRFSQDKSLYKTHMAAIISPQGRKDHQHPGLYFQFGGEKAWIGGGAYQLEKDTLQKLREHIATHPGKLEKLSNQKEFKAKFGELKGEKNKVLPKEFKDAAQEQPLLFNKQFYYMVETDADIILKPNLPEIMMDYYMTAKPVNDYLKEAMGIV encoded by the coding sequence ATGTCATACTTCAGCAAAGATTTTATCGCTTTTTTCCTCGAACTGGAAAAGAACAATCACAAAGCCTGGTTTGATGAAAACCGGAAACGATATGAGACCTCAGTCAAAAAACCTTTCCAAAGCTTTGTTCAGGAAATGATAAAGCGAATCCAGGCCGTGGACCCCGAAATTCAACTGGAGCCAAAGAACGCAATTTTCCGCATCAACCGCGACATCCGGTTTTCGCAGGATAAGTCACTCTATAAAACGCACATGGCTGCTATCATTTCCCCGCAAGGCCGAAAGGATCATCAACACCCCGGTCTTTATTTTCAGTTTGGGGGTGAAAAAGCATGGATAGGCGGAGGTGCCTACCAATTGGAAAAAGACACGCTGCAAAAATTACGGGAACATATAGCTACCCATCCCGGAAAACTGGAAAAGCTTTCAAACCAAAAGGAGTTCAAAGCAAAATTTGGAGAACTGAAAGGCGAGAAAAACAAGGTGCTGCCAAAGGAATTTAAAGATGCCGCACAGGAACAACCGCTGCTTTTCAATAAACAGTTTTACTACATGGTGGAAACGGATGCTGATATTATCCTCAAGCCGAACCTTCCGGAAATTATGATGGATTATTACATGACCGCGAAACCTGTGAATGATTATTTAAAAGAGGCAATGGGGATTGTTTAA
- a CDS encoding DUF1571 domain-containing protein yields MLILRIIVSFLLILIADQELAAQNAISIVRNMFTAAHKVETLQYTMAKKERIDGKMVSQVSTTKMQSEPLKVYIRQQSPEEGLEVLYVTGKNNGKALINPNGFPWINVSLDPLGGQMRKDQHHTIFQSGFGYFIAILENLMKKYEDDLPRLVVYKGEAEVDGVACHRILFDNPNFGYRKYTIQPGESLKDIARKFHIGEYQILEANADLYDFDDGEPGMEITIPVDYARKMEIFINKQSRLPVLLRVYDDKGLYEEYRYHNVKVNPPFREDEFTENYPDYGF; encoded by the coding sequence ATGCTTATACTGAGGATCATTGTTTCATTCCTGCTTATATTGATTGCAGATCAGGAACTGGCGGCACAGAATGCGATATCCATTGTGAGGAATATGTTTACGGCAGCGCATAAAGTGGAGACCTTGCAATATACAATGGCTAAAAAAGAGCGAATTGATGGTAAAATGGTTTCGCAGGTCTCCACCACCAAAATGCAATCAGAGCCGCTGAAGGTTTATATCCGCCAGCAAAGTCCGGAAGAGGGTCTCGAAGTGCTGTACGTAACGGGAAAGAATAACGGTAAGGCGCTCATCAATCCGAATGGCTTTCCCTGGATCAACGTGAGCCTCGATCCGCTGGGCGGACAGATGAGGAAGGATCAGCACCACACGATATTTCAATCAGGCTTCGGATATTTTATCGCTATCCTTGAAAACCTGATGAAAAAATACGAGGATGATCTACCGCGACTTGTAGTATATAAGGGAGAAGCAGAAGTGGACGGAGTGGCCTGCCACCGTATATTATTCGACAATCCTAATTTCGGATACCGGAAATACACCATACAGCCCGGAGAAAGCCTGAAGGATATAGCCCGCAAATTTCACATCGGTGAATACCAGATACTGGAAGCTAATGCTGACCTCTATGATTTTGATGATGGTGAACCAGGAATGGAGATCACCATCCCGGTGGATTATGCCCGGAAGATGGAAATTTTCATAAATAAACAGAGCCGACTCCCGGTACTTCTGCGGGTTTATGATGACAAGGGTCTTTATGAAGAATACCGGTATCACAATGTAAAAGTGAACCCGCCTTTCCGGGAGGATGAGTTTACCGAAAATTATCCGGATTATGGGTTTTAA
- a CDS encoding putative toxin-antitoxin system toxin component, PIN family encodes MQKLILDTNVVISSLIQKNFPYLILEYCFDGKAIICLSNPILQEYFEVVRRPKFARFPDFLSNAEFLLTRLQEYSEFYDPSDKIDLIADEPDNRLLELARQSKANFIVTGNTNDFKMSSFETTKIVSPREFWTEHKK; translated from the coding sequence ATGCAAAAACTGATTCTTGACACTAACGTTGTCATTTCATCACTAATTCAGAAGAACTTTCCCTATTTGATTCTTGAGTACTGCTTTGACGGAAAAGCCATTATTTGTCTTTCAAATCCAATTCTACAGGAATACTTTGAAGTTGTTAGAAGACCAAAATTCGCTCGTTTCCCCGATTTCTTGAGTAATGCGGAGTTTTTATTAACCAGACTCCAAGAATATTCCGAATTCTATGACCCATCAGACAAAATTGACTTAATTGCTGATGAGCCAGACAATCGACTTTTAGAATTGGCAAGACAAAGCAAAGCAAATTTTATTGTGACTGGGAATACCAACGACTTTAAAATGAGCTCTTTTGAAACGACCAAAATTGTTTCTCCGAGGGAATTTTGGACCGAACATAAGAAATAA